Proteins encoded together in one Neisseria lactamica window:
- a CDS encoding CopD family protein gives MMFSWFKLFHLFFVISWFAGLFYLPRIFVNMAMIDAPRGNPEYVRLSGMAVRLYRFMSPLGFGAVVFGAAIPFAAGWWGNGWVHVKLCLGLMLLAYQLYCGVLLRRFQNYSNTFSHRWYRVFNEIPVLLMIGALYLVVFKPF, from the coding sequence ATGATGTTTTCTTGGTTCAAGCTGTTTCACTTGTTTTTTGTCATTTCGTGGTTTGCAGGGCTGTTTTACCTGCCGAGGATTTTCGTCAATATGGCGATGATTGATGCGCCGCGCGGCAATCCCGAGTATGTGCGCCTGTCGGGTATGGCGGTGCGGCTGTACCGTTTTATGTCGCCTTTGGGTTTCGGCGCGGTCGTGTTCGGCGCGGCGATACCGTTTGCCGCCGGCTGGTGGGGCAACGGCTGGGTTCACGTCAAACTGTGTTTGGGCTTGATGCTTTTGGCTTACCAGTTGTATTGCGGCGTGCTGCTGCGTCGTTTTCAGAATTACAGCAATACTTTCTCACACCGCTGGTATCGCGTATTTAACGAAATCCCTGTACTGCTGATGATAGGTGCGCTTTACCTGGTTGTGTTCAAACCGTTTTGA
- a CDS encoding CYTH domain-containing protein: MPIEIEHRFLIGNDKWRQYADEPLLLRQGYLSVEKERTVRVRIAGKRAWLTLKGYISEISRSEFEYEIPLADAEKMMETMCPFKMEKWRYPVKWGGSLFEVDVFLGENAPLVVAEIELPAENADFDRPDWLGREITADGMFTNAYLSRHPFSSWKNAV, from the coding sequence ATGCCGATAGAAATAGAACACCGTTTTTTGATTGGAAACGACAAATGGCGGCAATACGCCGATGAGCCGCTGCTGTTGAGGCAGGGTTATCTGTCTGTCGAAAAAGAACGCACCGTCCGTGTCCGCATTGCCGGAAAACGGGCGTGGCTGACGCTGAAAGGCTATATTTCGGAAATCAGCCGCAGTGAGTTCGAATACGAAATCCCGCTTGCAGATGCGGAAAAGATGATGGAAACGATGTGCCCGTTTAAGATGGAAAAATGGCGATATCCGGTCAAATGGGGCGGCAGCCTGTTTGAAGTCGATGTTTTCCTTGGCGAAAACGCGCCTTTGGTCGTCGCGGAAATCGAGTTGCCCGCCGAAAATGCCGATTTTGACCGTCCGGACTGGCTGGGGCGGGAAATCACTGCCGACGGTATGTTTACCAATGCTTATTTGAGCAGGCATCCGTTCTCAAGCTGGAAAAATGCCGTCTGA
- a CDS encoding dihydrofolate reductase, with the protein MLKITLIAACAENLCIGAGNAMPWHIPEDFAFFKAYTLGKPVIMGRKTWESLPVKPLPGRRNIVISRQTDYCAAGAETAASLEAALALCAGAEEAVIMGGAQIYGQAMPLATDLRITEVDLSVEGDAFFPEIDRTHWKEAERTERRVSSKGTSYAFVHYLRY; encoded by the coding sequence ATGCTCAAAATAACCCTAATTGCGGCGTGTGCGGAAAACCTGTGCATCGGGGCGGGCAATGCGATGCCTTGGCACATTCCCGAAGATTTCGCATTTTTCAAAGCCTATACCTTGGGCAAACCCGTCATTATGGGGCGGAAAACGTGGGAATCCCTGCCCGTCAAACCCCTGCCCGGACGGAGGAACATCGTCATCAGCCGGCAGACGGATTATTGCGCGGCAGGCGCGGAAACGGCGGCAAGTTTGGAGGCTGCATTGGCATTGTGTGCCGGCGCGGAAGAAGCCGTCATTATGGGCGGCGCGCAGATATACGGACAAGCGATGCCATTGGCGACCGATTTGCGGATAACCGAAGTGGATTTGTCTGTGGAAGGAGATGCATTTTTCCCCGAAATAGACCGGACGCATTGGAAAGAAGCAGAGCGGACGGAACGCCGTGTCAGCAGCAAAGGCACGAGCTATGCTTTTGTGCATTATTTGAGATATTGA
- the aroG gene encoding 3-deoxy-7-phosphoheptulonate synthase AroG, with amino-acid sequence MTHHYPTDDIKIKEVKELLPPIAHLYELPISKEASGLVHRTRQEISDLVHGRDKRLLVIIGPCSIHDPKAALEYAERLLKLRNQYKNELLIVMRVYFEKPRTTVGWKGLINDPHLDGTFDINFGLLQARSLLLSLNNMGMPASTEFLDMITPQYYADLISWGAIGARTTESQVHRELASGLSCPVGFKNGTDGNLKIAIDAIGAASHSHHFLSVTKAGHSAIVHTGGNPDCHVILRGGKEPNYDAEHVSEAAEQLRAAGVTDKLMIDCSHANSRKDYTRQMEVAQDIAAQLEQDGGNIMGVMVESHLVEGRQDKPEVYGKSITDACIGWDATEELLALLAGANKKRMARAG; translated from the coding sequence ATGACACACCATTACCCCACAGACGATATTAAGATTAAAGAAGTTAAAGAGTTGTTGCCGCCGATTGCCCATCTTTACGAGCTGCCGATTTCCAAAGAGGCTTCGGGCTTGGTTCACCGTACCCGTCAGGAAATTTCCGATTTGGTCCACGGCAGGGACAAGCGGCTGTTGGTCATTATCGGGCCGTGTTCGATTCACGATCCGAAAGCGGCGTTGGAATATGCGGAGCGTTTGTTGAAACTCCGCAATCAGTATAAAAACGAGCTTTTGATTGTGATGCGTGTTTATTTCGAGAAGCCGAGGACGACGGTGGGTTGGAAGGGCTTGATTAACGACCCGCATTTGGACGGTACATTCGATATCAATTTCGGTTTGCTTCAGGCGCGCAGCCTGTTGTTGTCGTTGAACAATATGGGTATGCCTGCCTCTACCGAGTTTTTGGATATGATTACGCCGCAATATTATGCGGACTTGATTTCTTGGGGGGCAATCGGCGCGCGGACGACCGAAAGCCAAGTTCACCGCGAATTGGCAAGCGGGCTGTCCTGCCCCGTCGGCTTTAAAAACGGTACGGATGGCAATTTGAAGATTGCCATTGACGCAATCGGTGCGGCGAGCCATTCGCATCATTTCTTGTCTGTAACCAAGGCCGGGCATTCCGCCATTGTCCATACCGGTGGCAATCCCGACTGTCATGTCATTTTGCGCGGCGGCAAAGAGCCGAATTATGATGCGGAACACGTCAGTGAGGCGGCGGAACAACTGCGTGCGGCAGGCGTAACCGACAAGCTGATGATTGATTGCAGCCACGCCAACAGCCGCAAGGATTACACCCGGCAGATGGAAGTGGCGCAAGACATTGCCGCCCAATTGGAACAGGACGGCGGCAATATTATGGGCGTGATGGTGGAAAGCCATTTGGTCGAAGGCAGGCAGGACAAGCCGGAAGTGTACGGCAAAAGCATTACCGATGCGTGTATTGGTTGGGACGCGACTGAAGAACTGTTGGCATTGTTGGCAGGTGCAAACAAAAAACGTATGGCGCGCGCCGGTTGA
- a CDS encoding YadA-like family protein, with amino-acid sequence MYVGRTAIAASVLLMSAFSSYGAGSTLQEDNDKLSWGTGASASGAFSIALGRKSAASGTKGIAVGVSSKATALNAVAIGTESKAENKYAVALGANSAASGEKSYAVGHSSVASAPNSMAIGPSSVASAEGSVVIGNSGQVKLKADQGIAVGSEARVNAEHGIAIGKEAKAGGETTNPQFNGPAYYADTIAVGYQAEANKGGAIALGKQAKATKQKGMALGVESEAAGAFSTAVGNESKAKGQGSVGLGNQSKAEADFAVAVGNKAEATKENALAIGRYARANGNHSVSLGSYSEIKDGVSNSVALGYGSVASENNVVSVAYKETPQSTELSHRRIVGVDDGANDFDAVNVRQLKAMQGQNMADLFSVRSEVHGVAASSAALSALTPLSYDANNPTQFMVGFGTYKGRQAVALGLSHFVNDRFMVKVGGTLGGGNKTGHMMNVGLTWKFGTSQGVPATSDKVLMEQLIQDNRQLKARLEKLEARLNAM; translated from the coding sequence ATGTATGTAGGTCGTACCGCGATAGCGGCTAGTGTTTTGTTAATGAGTGCTTTTTCTTCTTATGGGGCAGGTTCTACTTTGCAAGAAGATAATGATAAATTATCGTGGGGTACTGGTGCGTCAGCATCGGGGGCGTTTTCTATTGCTTTAGGAAGAAAAAGCGCTGCCAGTGGTACGAAAGGAATTGCAGTAGGTGTTTCTTCAAAGGCAACGGCATTGAATGCAGTAGCGATTGGTACTGAAAGTAAGGCAGAGAATAAGTATGCGGTCGCATTAGGAGCGAATTCTGCTGCCAGTGGAGAGAAATCCTATGCAGTAGGGCATAGTTCTGTGGCTTCTGCACCAAATTCTATGGCGATAGGGCCAAGTAGTGTTGCCAGCGCAGAGGGCAGTGTTGTAATTGGCAATTCAGGACAAGTAAAACTAAAAGCAGATCAAGGGATTGCGGTAGGTTCTGAGGCAAGGGTAAATGCAGAACATGGTATTGCGATTGGTAAAGAAGCCAAAGCAGGAGGCGAAACAACGAACCCACAGTTCAATGGACCGGCATATTATGCGGACACTATTGCTGTTGGGTATCAAGCAGAGGCTAACAAAGGTGGTGCTATTGCTTTGGGAAAACAAGCAAAAGCAACGAAACAAAAGGGAATGGCACTTGGCGTAGAATCAGAAGCTGCCGGTGCTTTCAGTACCGCTGTGGGTAATGAAAGTAAGGCAAAGGGGCAAGGCAGTGTAGGTCTCGGTAACCAATCTAAAGCAGAGGCAGATTTTGCGGTGGCTGTGGGGAATAAGGCTGAAGCGACTAAGGAAAACGCGCTTGCCATTGGCCGATACGCAAGGGCAAACGGAAATCATTCTGTAAGTTTAGGATCTTATAGTGAAATAAAAGATGGTGTGAGCAATTCTGTGGCACTGGGGTATGGTTCAGTAGCTAGTGAAAATAATGTTGTCTCTGTTGCCTATAAAGAAACACCACAATCTACAGAACTTTCCCATAGAAGAATTGTGGGTGTTGATGATGGTGCCAATGATTTTGATGCCGTCAATGTCCGCCAGTTGAAAGCGATGCAAGGGCAAAATATGGCGGATCTGTTTTCAGTGCGTAGCGAAGTGCACGGTGTGGCAGCGAGTAGCGCAGCCCTATCGGCACTGACCCCGTTATCCTATGATGCAAACAATCCGACGCAGTTTATGGTCGGTTTCGGCACATACAAAGGCCGTCAAGCTGTGGCATTAGGATTGTCCCATTTCGTTAATGACCGCTTTATGGTAAAAGTGGGCGGAACTTTAGGCGGAGGCAATAAAACGGGACATATGATGAATGTAGGTCTGACTTGGAAATTTGGAACGAGCCAAGGTGTTCCGGCTACAAGTGATAAGGTGCTTATGGAACAGTTGATACAAGATAATCGCCAATTGAAAGCACGATTGGAGAAATTAGAAGCCCGTCTAAATGCTATGTAG
- the coaD gene encoding pantetheine-phosphate adenylyltransferase produces the protein MLPNTPRRAVYAGSFDPPTLGHLWMIRQAQSMFDELIVAIGINPDKRSTYTIAERRDMLHDITKMFPNVRTDVFENRFLVHYAREVDAGFIVRGIRSASDYEYERSMRHINSDLAPEISTVFLMPPREIAEVSSTMVKGLVGPEGWTETVKRYVPPAVYQKMIAEHHKNA, from the coding sequence ATGTTACCGAATACACCGCGCCGCGCCGTTTATGCCGGCAGTTTCGATCCGCCCACATTGGGGCATCTGTGGATGATACGGCAGGCGCAATCTATGTTTGACGAACTCATCGTCGCCATCGGCATTAATCCCGACAAACGCAGCACCTACACGATAGCCGAAAGGCGGGATATGCTGCACGATATTACTAAAATGTTTCCTAACGTCAGAACCGATGTATTTGAAAACCGGTTTTTGGTGCATTACGCCCGTGAGGTAGATGCAGGATTCATCGTACGCGGCATCCGTTCCGCCTCCGATTATGAATACGAACGCTCTATGCGCCACATCAACAGCGACCTCGCCCCCGAAATATCCACCGTATTCCTTATGCCGCCGCGCGAAATCGCCGAAGTATCCTCCACTATGGTCAAAGGATTGGTCGGGCCGGAAGGCTGGACGGAAACCGTCAAAAGATATGTGCCGCCGGCCGTGTATCAAAAAATGATTGCAGAACATCACAAAAATGCCTGA
- a CDS encoding Bax inhibitor-1 family protein translates to MQHDVYDYTAHTVSKNTVLQKTYRLLGFSFIPAAAGAALAANAGFNFYAAFGSRWIGFAVVLAFFYGMIHFIEKNRYSNTGVTLLMVFTFGMGVLIGPVLQYALHIADGAKIVGIAATMTAAVFLTMSALARRTQLDMNALGRFLTVGAVILMVAVIANLFLGIPALALTISAGFVLFSSLMVMWQVRTVIDGGEDSHISAALTLFISLYNIFSSLLNILLSLNGED, encoded by the coding sequence ATGCAACACGACGTTTACGACTACACCGCGCATACGGTTTCTAAAAACACCGTCCTGCAGAAAACCTACCGCCTGCTCGGATTTTCATTTATTCCGGCAGCCGCAGGCGCGGCACTTGCCGCCAATGCCGGCTTCAATTTTTACGCCGCCTTCGGTTCGCGCTGGATAGGGTTTGCCGTCGTGCTGGCGTTTTTCTACGGTATGATCCACTTCATCGAGAAAAATCGTTACAGCAATACTGGCGTTACCCTGCTGATGGTATTCACATTCGGTATGGGCGTATTGATCGGCCCCGTGCTGCAATACGCGCTTCATATTGCCGACGGTGCGAAAATCGTCGGCATTGCCGCCACGATGACCGCCGCCGTCTTTTTAACGATGTCCGCCTTGGCGCGCAGGACCCAGCTCGATATGAACGCACTCGGACGCTTCCTGACCGTAGGCGCAGTCATTCTGATGGTCGCCGTAATCGCCAACCTGTTTTTGGGTATTCCCGCACTTGCCCTGACCATTTCCGCCGGTTTTGTCTTGTTCAGTTCCTTAATGGTTATGTGGCAGGTACGCACCGTCATCGACGGCGGCGAAGACAGCCACATCAGCGCGGCACTGACACTGTTTATCTCGCTTTATAACATCTTCAGCAGCCTGCTCAACATCCTGCTGTCCTTAAACGGCGAGGATTGA
- a CDS encoding oxidative damage protection protein, whose protein sequence is MARMVFCVKLNKEAEGMKFPPLPNELGKRIFENVSQEAWAAWTRHQTMLINENRLSLADPRAREYLAQQMEQYFFGDGADAVQGYVPQ, encoded by the coding sequence ATGGCACGCATGGTATTCTGCGTCAAGCTCAACAAAGAAGCCGAAGGCATGAAATTTCCGCCGCTTCCCAACGAATTGGGCAAGCGCATTTTTGAAAACGTATCGCAAGAAGCGTGGGCGGCGTGGACGCGCCACCAAACGATGCTGATTAACGAAAACCGTTTAAGCCTCGCCGATCCGCGCGCGCGCGAATACCTGGCTCAGCAGATGGAGCAGTATTTCTTCGGCGACGGCGCGGATGCCGTTCAGGGGTATGTTCCGCAATAA
- the rlmH gene encoding 23S rRNA (pseudouridine(1915)-N(3))-methyltransferase RlmH: protein MNITVLAVGTKMPRWVDEAVAEYAKRFGRDVAYALKEIKPEKRGAGVNAAQGMAAEEKRILEAVPQGAFLVVLDERGKAPTSVELAEHLKSWQQNGEHVCFVIGGADGMTDRLKQQARMMMRLSSLTLPHGMVRVLLTEQLYRAASILHNHPYHRE from the coding sequence TTGAACATCACCGTCTTGGCAGTCGGCACCAAAATGCCGCGCTGGGTTGACGAAGCCGTCGCCGAATACGCCAAACGTTTCGGACGCGACGTCGCCTACGCACTCAAAGAAATCAAACCCGAAAAACGCGGTGCGGGCGTGAATGCCGCCCAAGGTATGGCGGCGGAAGAAAAACGCATCCTCGAAGCCGTACCGCAAGGCGCGTTCCTCGTCGTCCTTGACGAACGCGGCAAAGCACCGACCTCCGTCGAGCTGGCGGAACACCTCAAAAGCTGGCAGCAAAACGGCGAACACGTCTGCTTCGTCATCGGCGGCGCGGACGGTATGACCGACCGCCTCAAACAACAGGCGCGCATGATGATGCGCCTGTCCAGCCTCACCCTGCCGCACGGGATGGTGCGCGTCCTTCTGACCGAACAACTCTACCGCGCCGCCTCCATCCTGCACAACCATCCCTACCATCGGGAATAA
- the rsfS gene encoding ribosome silencing factor, whose product MNEQELQDLQKMVGVAVNALEDIKAKDISVLETQDKTSLFARMIIASGDSTRQVKALANNVAVDLKEAGFEILSTEGDSGEWTLVDAGDLVVHVMLPAVRDFYDIDTLWGGEKPSFHAGMQKPWHAAD is encoded by the coding sequence ATGAACGAACAAGAACTGCAAGACCTGCAAAAAATGGTCGGGGTCGCCGTCAACGCCCTCGAAGACATCAAAGCCAAAGACATTTCCGTTCTCGAAACGCAAGACAAAACTTCGCTGTTTGCCAGAATGATTATCGCCAGCGGCGACAGTACGCGCCAAGTCAAAGCGCTGGCCAACAACGTTGCCGTCGATTTGAAAGAAGCCGGTTTTGAAATCCTCAGCACCGAAGGCGACAGCGGCGAATGGACGCTGGTCGATGCGGGCGACCTCGTCGTCCACGTTATGCTCCCCGCCGTGCGCGACTTCTACGACATCGACACCCTGTGGGGCGGAGAGAAACCGAGTTTTCACGCAGGAATGCAGAAGCCGTGGCACGCGGCAGACTGA
- a CDS encoding replication initiation factor domain-containing protein: MRAEERAETAGACVGAPCAPQTTHAVECPPRLIGGEQKNPNLQGGEQPIEILESHQVEFEYFSQYVTDGKGRLIEIPLRRGREDGAFIDQITFTIHEESIPKVTQKAYVTDAEYLAKYSELLQEILGFGISAKLPYKGKFFYKSCYQLGPQNVEYGKVHYGGQRETILVELNGTGCTAAKPGWENRLYEFLQKCVRPKITRVDVSHDFFNGEYTPQHALTDHDNGLFDCHNVRPKSECKGVAWRHEDGSGKSFYIGKRGNAKYTRIYEKGKQLGDKSSPWVRFETEFRNGDIEVPIDILIHAGSYLGGAYPVCEQIFKCEAKRMDSTVKEVNLTFEHKQFYARQQVGKWVNFLKDIGWTAEDIVKDLTNGVEGYPKGLQPEEYDSSKASVFYIHDEQKAINALNIEVLEFELNQEKQYEYPQDRHKQHERDYDKEQYQISDQLDYWKYL; encoded by the coding sequence ATGAGAGCCGAAGAGAGAGCAGAAACGGCGGGGGCGTGTGTGGGCGCGCCTTGCGCGCCGCAGACGACCCACGCCGTCGAATGCCCCCCTAGGCTAATAGGGGGGGAGCAAAAAAACCCTAATCTGCAGGGTGGGGAACAGCCCATAGAAATTCTTGAATCGCATCAAGTCGAATTTGAATATTTTTCCCAATACGTAACCGACGGTAAAGGCCGTCTGATAGAAATTCCGCTAAGACGCGGCAGGGAAGACGGTGCATTCATCGACCAGATCACATTTACGATACATGAGGAATCCATACCCAAAGTAACCCAAAAAGCCTATGTAACAGATGCCGAGTACCTCGCAAAGTACAGCGAATTGCTGCAGGAAATTCTAGGTTTCGGCATCAGTGCAAAACTGCCCTACAAAGGCAAATTTTTCTATAAGTCCTGCTATCAGCTCGGCCCGCAAAATGTTGAGTATGGCAAAGTCCACTACGGCGGCCAAAGAGAAACCATACTTGTAGAGCTGAACGGCACCGGCTGCACAGCAGCAAAACCCGGTTGGGAAAACAGGCTTTATGAATTTCTGCAAAAGTGTGTCCGGCCAAAAATAACAAGGGTTGACGTATCACATGATTTTTTCAATGGAGAGTACACGCCCCAGCACGCTTTAACCGACCACGATAACGGCCTTTTTGATTGCCATAACGTCCGCCCGAAAAGCGAATGTAAAGGCGTTGCTTGGAGACACGAAGACGGCAGCGGCAAAAGCTTCTACATCGGCAAACGCGGAAACGCCAAATACACAAGGATTTACGAAAAAGGCAAACAGCTAGGCGATAAATCAAGCCCGTGGGTTCGATTTGAAACAGAGTTCAGAAACGGAGATATAGAAGTCCCCATAGACATACTGATTCATGCCGGTTCGTATCTTGGCGGAGCGTATCCCGTCTGTGAACAGATATTCAAATGCGAAGCCAAGCGCATGGATTCAACGGTTAAAGAGGTCAATCTCACGTTTGAACACAAACAATTTTACGCAAGGCAGCAAGTCGGCAAATGGGTCAATTTTTTAAAAGACATCGGTTGGACGGCCGAAGATATCGTCAAAGACCTAACTAATGGCGTTGAAGGCTATCCCAAAGGTCTCCAGCCCGAAGAATACGACAGCAGCAAAGCCAGTGTTTTTTATATCCATGATGAGCAAAAAGCCATAAACGCCCTGAATATCGAAGTCTTAGAGTTTGAATTAAATCAGGAAAAGCAATACGAGTATCCGCAAGACAGGCATAAACAGCATGAGCGCGATTACGACAAAGAGCAGTATCAAATATCAGACCAGTTAGACTACTGGAAATATCTATAA
- a CDS encoding major capsid protein, with protein MKFMNNLKKYGAKIAAFAAAPFALAANTYAALPEPAKQALEGAKNDGLEAGWLVIGVFAALFVIAIVKRVMR; from the coding sequence ATGAAATTCATGAATAACCTGAAAAAATACGGCGCGAAAATCGCCGCTTTCGCAGCTGCTCCGTTCGCACTGGCAGCAAATACCTATGCAGCATTGCCCGAACCTGCAAAACAAGCATTAGAAGGCGCAAAAAATGACGGTCTGGAAGCCGGTTGGCTCGTTATCGGCGTATTCGCGGCACTGTTTGTGATCGCGATTGTAAAACGTGTAATGCGATAA
- a CDS encoding DUF1132 family protein, with translation MFITEAQLALYKYQAASKYFNKPMSLIARNEFIEFGKVSKSAVSVIECFSHFWNRKIYNDIWEFSFPDGSTILIKRVKEKDEEKYYFQCASDSVDCSSLFPD, from the coding sequence ATGTTTATCACTGAAGCGCAATTGGCTCTTTATAAGTATCAGGCTGCATCTAAATATTTTAATAAGCCGATGTCTTTAATTGCGAGAAATGAATTTATTGAGTTTGGAAAAGTTTCAAAATCTGCTGTAAGTGTCATTGAATGTTTTTCACATTTTTGGAATAGAAAAATTTATAATGATATTTGGGAATTTTCTTTTCCAGATGGCTCTACAATTTTAATAAAACGAGTTAAGGAAAAAGATGAAGAAAAATACTATTTCCAATGTGCATCTGATAGCGTTGATTGCTCTAGCTTATTTCCCGATTAA
- a CDS encoding IgG-binding virulence factor TspB family protein yields MKKNTISNVHLIALIALAYFPINAFSSNENLKVVKIPNSSVNVIWDANKDVVDRFSRSSGGDFFGFRRIEPAIIEHTPTGLRSASTLPATIESTVSRAGVLAGVGKLARLGAKFSTRAVPYVGTALLAHDIYETFKEDIQEQGYQYDPKTDKFVKGYEYSNCIWYRVGDYPHEKLVNDSCYGVDSSTMRLMSDYSRFPEVKELMEARMEILGRKYWEKLRNRPDMVSYKNYNFGPCEFGWNGGGCSVHKGDDYRGFINFSLSRDPKYKEEMDAKKLEEILSLKVDANPDRFIKATGFPGYKEDVKIENGKIVMLGPVTGEDGKPKQIKITFGQDAQGNTTASVEEIQRPDLTPGSAEAPEIKPNPAPTPETNPKQKENPREADQDNPKPTPTPGETPSPNESPKDRREEKKPDGNGGLLCDLFPTILACADMGEPSENDFEGIAIPKAVNEETWSPDNMFSSSGVCPKDKTFHVFGKAFNVSYQPLCILMENVRFAVILGFIIMSAFITFGSLRKE; encoded by the coding sequence ATGAAGAAAAATACTATTTCCAATGTGCATCTGATAGCGTTGATTGCTCTAGCTTATTTCCCGATTAATGCTTTTTCATCAAATGAAAATTTGAAAGTTGTTAAAATTCCTAATTCTTCAGTTAATGTAATTTGGGATGCAAATAAAGATGTTGTCGATAGATTTTCTAGAAGCAGTGGCGGCGACTTCTTTGGTTTTAGAAGAATAGAACCGGCCATCATCGAACACACTCCCACCGGACTCCGCTCCGCCTCCACTCTCCCCGCAACAATAGAAAGTACCGTCTCCCGCGCCGGAGTCTTGGCAGGGGTCGGCAAACTCGCCCGCTTAGGCGCGAAATTCAGCACGAGGGCAGTTCCCTATGTCGGCACTGCCCTTTTAGCTCACGACATTTACGAAACATTTAAAGAAGACATTCAGGAACAAGGCTATCAATACGATCCCAAAACCGATAAATTTGTAAAAGGCTACGAATATAGTAATTGCATTTGGTACAGGGTGGGAGATTACCCCCATGAAAAGTTGGTAAATGATTCCTGCTATGGCGTCGACAGTTCGACTATGCGCCTTATGTCAGATTACAGCAGATTCCCAGAAGTTAAAGAACTGATGGAAGCCAGAATGGAAATTCTCGGCAGAAAGTATTGGGAAAAGTTAAGAAATCGTCCTGATATGGTTAGTTACAAAAATTACAATTTCGGACCTTGTGAATTCGGCTGGAACGGCGGAGGTTGTTCAGTTCATAAAGGAGATGATTATAGAGGTTTTATCAATTTTTCACTTTCAAGAGATCCAAAATACAAAGAAGAAATGGATGCCAAAAAGCTGGAAGAGATTTTATCCTTAAAAGTCGATGCCAATCCCGACAGATTTATCAAAGCAACAGGCTTTCCGGGCTACAAGGAAGATGTCAAAATCGAAAACGGCAAAATCGTAATGCTCGGCCCCGTAACAGGCGAAGACGGAAAGCCCAAGCAGATAAAAATCACATTCGGCCAAGACGCACAAGGCAACACAACGGCATCGGTAGAAGAGATACAGCGTCCCGATCTCACACCCGGAAGCGCAGAAGCACCCGAAATCAAGCCGAATCCAGCGCCTACGCCCGAAACCAATCCAAAGCAAAAAGAAAACCCGCGCGAAGCAGATCAAGACAATCCCAAACCCACGCCCACACCGGGCGAAACACCAAGCCCGAACGAAAGCCCGAAAGATCGGCGAGAAGAAAAGAAACCAGACGGAAACGGCGGATTGCTCTGTGATCTCTTTCCTACAATCTTAGCCTGTGCAGATATGGGCGAACCTTCAGAAAACGATTTTGAAGGCATAGCCATACCCAAAGCCGTAAATGAAGAAACGTGGTCGCCCGATAACATGTTTTCGTCAAGCGGAGTTTGTCCGAAAGACAAAACATTCCACGTTTTCGGAAAAGCGTTTAACGTCAGTTATCAGCCATTGTGTATATTAATGGAAAACGTCAGATTTGCCGTTATCCTCGGTTTTATCATCATGTCCGCGTTTATCACATTCGGATCATTGAGAAAGGAATAA
- a CDS encoding DUF2523 domain-containing protein — MPAALIPLIAFLLRMLIVKIIIATGLTFVSFAGYIVALNKFKEYFLNAANSMPEDIYNLLLIGGFGTGFNYLFGAFSFWVSMKALNKLTTVLPKG, encoded by the coding sequence ATGCCGGCTGCTCTAATTCCATTAATCGCATTTCTGTTAAGAATGCTGATAGTAAAGATCATCATTGCAACAGGACTAACGTTTGTATCATTCGCCGGCTATATTGTCGCATTGAATAAATTCAAAGAATACTTTTTAAATGCGGCAAACTCCATGCCTGAAGACATTTATAACCTTCTACTGATAGGCGGATTCGGAACAGGTTTTAACTATCTTTTCGGTGCGTTCTCTTTTTGGGTAAGCATGAAAGCATTGAACAAACTGACAACAGTATTACCGAAAGGATAA